The following proteins are encoded in a genomic region of Candidatus Poribacteria bacterium:
- a CDS encoding DNA adenine methylase — ILRYVPNHVERLIEPFCGSAAVSLAVAARFPEVDLLLNDSHPALMALWEAVMTSPSELAAAYERHWTAQQGREQDYYIGVRQAFNSDPTADRLLFLLARCAKAAVRYNRDGAFNQSADQRRKGARPSTTRRRIDCVSALLRGRVRLSCADYADIVREAGPNDVVYMDPPYQGARGASSRYEPGFDHERFCVALRALNDAGTAYLVSYDGPAHGSRLPDDLDLTCVRLRAGRSAQGTLLGRSVETVESLYVSRSVARRLGLP; from the coding sequence CATCCTCCGATACGTCCCCAATCACGTCGAGCGGCTCATCGAGCCGTTCTGCGGTTCCGCCGCCGTGAGCCTCGCCGTCGCAGCGCGGTTCCCGGAGGTCGATCTGCTCCTCAACGACAGCCATCCGGCGCTCATGGCGCTCTGGGAAGCCGTGATGACCTCTCCGAGCGAGCTCGCAGCGGCATACGAACGCCACTGGACAGCCCAGCAGGGACGGGAACAGGACTACTACATCGGCGTTCGGCAAGCGTTCAACAGCGACCCGACGGCAGATCGACTGCTCTTTCTGCTGGCGCGGTGCGCGAAGGCGGCGGTTCGGTACAACCGCGACGGCGCGTTCAACCAGAGCGCGGACCAGCGCCGCAAAGGAGCCCGACCGTCGACGACGCGGCGCCGCATCGACTGCGTCTCGGCGCTCCTGCGCGGGCGCGTTCGGCTCTCGTGCGCGGACTACGCGGACATCGTGCGCGAGGCGGGACCGAACGATGTCGTCTACATGGATCCGCCGTACCAGGGTGCGCGGGGAGCGAGTTCGCGGTACGAACCTGGGTTCGATCACGAGCGGTTCTGCGTCGCGCTCCGCGCGCTGAACGATGCGGGAACCGCCTATCTGGTGAGCTACGACGGGCCCGCGCACGGCAGTCGCCTGCCGGATGACCTCGACCTAACGTGCGTGCGGCTGCGCGCGGGTCGTTCGGCGCAGGGAACTCTCCTCGGACGGAGTGTGGAGACGGTCGAGTCGCTCTACGTATCGCGGTCGGTTGCGCGGCGCTTGGGGTTGCCCTAG
- a CDS encoding zinc metallopeptidase produces the protein MFGFDPLYFLFLSPALVLMLWAQFRVKSAFNKYSRVRTSSGMSGAEAAREILRANGISDVRVEQVQGFLSDHYDPTKKVLRLSPDVYQSTSAASVGIAAHEVGHAIQHAHGYGPLALRTAIVPAVQIGSFLWAPLFFIGLFFSVFELAMIGLIAFAGIAVFQLVTLPVEFDASRRAIAEVGRLGIVRGDEIVGTRRVLNAAALTYVAAAIQSLLTILYLLMRMGLLGRRSD, from the coding sequence ATGTTCGGTTTCGATCCTCTCTACTTCCTCTTCCTGAGCCCGGCACTCGTACTGATGCTCTGGGCGCAGTTCCGCGTGAAGTCGGCGTTCAACAAGTACAGCCGGGTCCGCACGTCCTCGGGCATGTCAGGCGCCGAAGCGGCGCGGGAGATCCTCCGCGCCAATGGCATCTCGGATGTGCGCGTCGAGCAGGTTCAGGGGTTCCTGTCCGACCACTACGACCCGACCAAGAAGGTCCTGCGCCTGTCGCCTGATGTCTACCAGAGCACGTCGGCGGCGTCGGTTGGCATCGCCGCCCACGAAGTCGGGCACGCGATCCAGCACGCGCACGGCTACGGCCCCCTCGCACTGCGCACAGCGATCGTGCCAGCGGTCCAGATCGGCTCGTTTCTTTGGGCTCCGCTCTTCTTCATCGGGCTCTTCTTCAGCGTATTCGAGCTGGCGATGATCGGCTTGATCGCCTTCGCCGGGATCGCCGTCTTCCAACTCGTCACGCTGCCGGTGGAGTTCGACGCGAGCCGCCGCGCCATTGCCGAAGTGGGCAGGCTGGGCATCGTCCGCGGCGACGAGATCGTCGGAACGCGGCGCGTCCTCAACGCGGCGGCGCTCACCTACGTCGCGGCGGCGATCCAATCGCTGCTGACAATCCTCTACCTGCTGATGCGGATGGGGCTCCTCGGACGGCGGAGCGACTAA